The following coding sequences lie in one Heteronotia binoei isolate CCM8104 ecotype False Entrance Well chromosome 6, APGP_CSIRO_Hbin_v1, whole genome shotgun sequence genomic window:
- the LOC132574346 gene encoding UDP-GalNAc:beta-1,3-N-acetylgalactosaminyltransferase 1-like, with the protein MCETSSSVWSGTREAPTRFRRAYSGVNGGEYEPRISGLAPAVSFPVILLFVGVLKTVMPLMCLKRVFWSVSLISAILTICYMAIPSHPVIEHINWMYFYKFEPVYKQKFVFTLREQIKCEESNPFLVILVTSRPADMKARQTIRITWGSQKSWWGNQVQTLFLLGQGGETEDSSTLSIEDESILYGDIIRQDFLDTYNNLTLKTIMAFRWVAEFCPNTQYVMKTDSDVFINTGNLVKFLLKQNASENFIVGYPLINNLAKRVFFLKTYISYSEYPFDVYPPYCSGFGYILNSRLACRVYEMMHHVKPIKFEDVYVGICLNILGESVYFAKDAEFFLHRISFDICKYKHLIAVHGISSDEMIRYWQDIMQETSVSCR; encoded by the coding sequence CCAAGAATTTCTGGCCTAGCCCCTGCTGTTTCTTTCCCAGTCATTCTTCTCTTTGTGGGTGTTTTGAAGACAGTCATGCCTTTGATGTGCTTGAAAAGGGTTTTTTGGAGTGTATCTCTCATCTCTGCCATATTAACGATATGCTATATGGCAATTCCCTCCCACCCTGTGATAGAACATATAAACTGGATGTATTTCTACAAGTTTGAACCTGTTTATAAGCAGAAATTTGTCTTCACGTTACGTGAGCAAATAAAGTGTGAAGAGAGCAACCCATTTTTGGTTATTTTGGTGACTTCAAGACCTGCAGATATGAAGGCGAGACAAACCATTAGGATTACGTGGGGCTCTCAAAAATCCTGGTGGGGCAACCAGGTTCAGACACTGTTTCTACTGGGCCAAGGAGGagaaacagaagacagttcaaccTTATCGATAGAAGATGAAAGCATTCTCTACGGAGACATAATACGTCAAGACTTTCTTGACACATATAACAACCTCACCTTGAAAACAATCATGGCCTTCAGGTGGGTGGCTGAGTTTTGTCCCAATACTCAGTACGTTATGAAAACGGATTCTGATGTCTTCATCAACACTGGCAACTTAGTGAAATTTCTTCTAAAACAAAATGCTTCAGAAAACTTCATTGTTGGTTACCCCTTAATTAATAATCTCGCTAAAAGAGTATTTTTCCTGAAAACATATATTTCTTACAGTGAATATCCATTTGATGTTTATCCTCCATACTGCAGTGGATTTGGTTACATCCTTAATTCCAGGTTAGCTTGCAGGGTTTATGAGATGATGCATCATGTCAAACCCATTAAGTTTGAAGATGTCTATGTTGGGATTTGCTTAAATATTCTTGGGGAGAGTGTCTATTTTGCAAAAGATGCAGAATTCTTTTTACATAGAATTAGCTTTGATATCTGTAAATACAAGCACCTGATTGCAGTACATGGCATTTCTTCTGACGAAATGATTAGGTACTGGCAAGATATCATGCAAGAGACTTCGGTTTCTTGCCGCTGA